In Exiguobacterium sibiricum 7-3, a genomic segment contains:
- the treR gene encoding trehalose operon repressor, translating into MMPKYLQIYQQLVDHIQDGTLPAETKLPSETELMQEFGASRGTVRKAIDALQDKGFVRKHQGKGVFVLSQDAIAFQFNGIVSFSEAHRQMGEHDVQTDVISCELIEATEELAHLFHVTPGTSLTRVKRVRSIDGERVIFDINLFVTSLVPGLTREIAGASIYAYIEQTLGRQISYAKRKIEAQPATAEDKQYLDLEGTSHVIVITNDTYYYEGQHFERTQSRHRLDKFQFTDIARR; encoded by the coding sequence ATGATGCCAAAATATCTTCAGATTTATCAACAATTGGTCGACCATATTCAGGACGGGACGTTACCGGCCGAAACCAAACTTCCTTCCGAAACGGAACTGATGCAGGAATTCGGTGCCAGCCGCGGAACGGTCCGCAAAGCAATCGATGCGTTACAGGACAAGGGCTTCGTCCGCAAACACCAGGGAAAAGGTGTTTTCGTACTCAGTCAGGATGCGATTGCCTTTCAATTCAACGGTATCGTCAGCTTTTCTGAAGCCCACCGGCAAATGGGCGAACATGACGTCCAAACCGATGTCATCTCCTGTGAGCTGATTGAAGCGACCGAGGAACTTGCTCACTTGTTCCATGTCACACCCGGTACGTCACTCACACGGGTCAAACGCGTCCGGTCGATTGACGGCGAACGGGTCATCTTTGATATCAACCTGTTCGTGACGTCCCTCGTCCCCGGTCTAACGAGAGAAATTGCCGGCGCGTCGATCTATGCGTACATCGAACAGACACTCGGACGGCAGATCAGTTATGCTAAACGAAAAATCGAGGCGCAACCCGCGACCGCAGAAGATAAACAGTACCTGGATTTAGAAGGCACCTCTCATGTCATCGTCATCACGAATGATACGTATTATTATGAGGGACAGCATTTTGAACGGACGCAGTCGCGGCACCGGCTCGATAAGTTTCAGTTTACGGATATTGCTCGACGCTAA
- the treC gene encoding alpha,alpha-phosphotrehalase → MNLITTDWRKSAVYQIYPKSFYSPEGKPTGTLRGVTAKLDYLAELGVDYLWLTPVYASPQRDNGYDVSDYYAIDPSYGTMADFDELIAEADKRQLSVMMDIVVNHCSTDHDWFQKGRHPDSPYHNYFIWRDEPTDWVSKFGGPAWSFDDIAGKYYLHLFDETQADLNWENPALREAVYQMMCFWRDKGVRGFRLDVINLISKDDSFANDPTGDGRKHYTDGPRVHDYLQEMNQRVFAGHDLMTVGEMSSTTLDHCLRYSSTNEQELKMTFNFHHLKVDYPNGEKWTAAPFDFLELKRIISDWQVGMQGNAWNAIFWCNHDQPRVVSRFGDDTVYRVESAKMLATTLHGLQGTPYIYQGEEIGTPNPDFTDLTDYRDVETLNAYTEKMALGQTEADILAAVRQKSRDNARTPMQWDASPNAGFSTATPWIPVPENHTSINVEAALADPDSVFYHYKKLIHLRKQYDVLTNGSYRLLTPDDLSLWAYERTTDDEQVLVLSNFYGTTISFTLPNEWLDHQVLIQNYPDVLMTSGHITLRPYESIMLYQTT, encoded by the coding sequence ATGAACCTTATTACAACCGACTGGCGTAAATCCGCCGTCTATCAAATCTATCCGAAAAGTTTTTACAGTCCGGAAGGCAAACCGACCGGCACCCTGCGCGGCGTGACCGCGAAACTCGATTACCTGGCGGAGCTCGGCGTCGATTACCTTTGGCTGACGCCGGTCTATGCGTCACCGCAACGCGACAACGGTTATGATGTCAGTGACTATTATGCGATTGATCCGTCTTACGGCACGATGGCAGACTTTGACGAATTGATTGCGGAAGCGGATAAACGCCAGTTATCCGTCATGATGGATATCGTCGTCAATCACTGTTCGACGGACCATGACTGGTTTCAGAAAGGACGACATCCGGACAGCCCCTACCACAACTACTTCATCTGGCGGGACGAACCAACGGATTGGGTATCGAAATTCGGAGGTCCTGCCTGGTCGTTTGACGACATCGCCGGTAAGTACTATCTGCACCTGTTCGACGAGACGCAGGCCGATCTCAACTGGGAAAACCCGGCACTCCGGGAAGCCGTCTATCAGATGATGTGCTTCTGGCGTGATAAAGGTGTCCGCGGTTTCCGGCTCGATGTCATCAACTTGATTTCAAAAGACGACAGTTTTGCGAATGACCCGACCGGTGACGGACGGAAACACTACACGGACGGTCCACGTGTCCATGACTACCTGCAGGAGATGAATCAACGTGTCTTTGCCGGTCACGACTTGATGACCGTCGGTGAAATGTCGTCGACGACACTCGATCATTGCCTCCGTTACTCGAGTACAAATGAACAGGAGTTGAAGATGACGTTCAACTTCCATCATCTAAAAGTCGATTATCCGAACGGGGAGAAATGGACGGCGGCGCCGTTCGATTTCCTGGAGCTGAAACGGATTATCTCCGACTGGCAGGTCGGGATGCAGGGAAATGCCTGGAATGCGATTTTCTGGTGTAACCATGACCAACCCCGTGTCGTCAGCCGGTTTGGTGACGATACGGTTTACCGGGTAGAAAGTGCGAAGATGCTTGCGACGACATTACATGGATTGCAAGGAACACCGTACATCTATCAAGGGGAAGAGATCGGAACACCGAATCCGGACTTCACGGACCTGACCGATTACCGGGATGTCGAGACGCTGAATGCCTACACCGAAAAGATGGCGCTCGGTCAAACGGAAGCTGACATTTTGGCAGCAGTCCGTCAAAAATCCCGCGATAATGCCCGGACACCGATGCAATGGGATGCTTCACCGAACGCCGGTTTCTCGACCGCGACACCGTGGATTCCGGTTCCTGAAAACCATACCTCAATCAATGTCGAAGCGGCGCTCGCCGACCCGGACTCTGTTTTCTATCATTACAAAAAGCTGATTCATCTGCGCAAACAGTATGATGTCTTGACGAACGGAAGTTACCGGCTTCTCACACCTGACGATCTCTCGCTTTGGGCGTACGAACGGACGACCGACGACGAACAGGTTCTCGTTCTGTCGAACTTTTACGGCACGACAATTTCGTTCACGTTACCGAACGAGTGGCTTGATCATCAGGTGTTGATTCAGAACTATCCGGATGTCTTAATGACGTCAGGGCACATAACATTACGCCCTTACGAATCCATCATGCTGTATCAAACGACTTAA
- a CDS encoding ABC transporter ATP-binding protein: protein MLTVSHLTKQIDSKMIYENASFTLPAGTITALIGRNGAGKTTLLKTLVGALEPSRGKVEWNQQSIHHVPSARQHLFLVPDSVGVYRQMTLGELIGFYNAFYPNFERTFIENYCRSLNLDRGRRVTSLSKGQAQLFLLQLAFATNAPVLLLDEPTDGLDRINKRNYLKQLVTLLAERQTAVLIASHQLEELDSLADRIMTIEQHLVKEPQTLEDAKSSMQKWQLAYETVPDFQHHDVHVLSQTGRVVTLIVRSEAGAAYVDKTNPLLRDVLPVQLEDYFLGTFGGDQHV, encoded by the coding sequence ATGTTGACCGTGTCTCACCTGACCAAACAGATTGATTCCAAAATGATTTACGAAAACGCCTCATTCACGTTACCTGCCGGGACGATCACGGCACTGATCGGACGAAACGGCGCCGGTAAGACGACGTTACTGAAGACACTCGTCGGAGCACTGGAACCGTCCCGCGGCAAAGTCGAATGGAACCAACAGTCGATTCACCATGTTCCTTCAGCACGACAGCATCTGTTTTTAGTACCGGATTCCGTCGGCGTCTATCGCCAGATGACACTGGGGGAATTAATCGGCTTTTACAATGCGTTTTATCCGAATTTTGAGCGGACTTTCATTGAAAACTATTGCCGGTCGTTGAATCTCGATCGTGGACGCCGCGTCACCTCACTCTCGAAAGGTCAGGCCCAGCTGTTTTTACTGCAGCTTGCTTTCGCGACGAATGCACCGGTCCTGTTACTCGATGAACCGACGGATGGACTCGACCGGATCAACAAACGAAATTACTTAAAACAACTCGTGACGCTGCTTGCTGAACGTCAAACCGCTGTCTTGATTGCGTCCCATCAATTAGAGGAACTTGATTCACTGGCCGACCGGATCATGACGATCGAACAACATCTCGTCAAAGAACCGCAAACACTCGAAGATGCAAAATCCAGCATGCAGAAATGGCAACTCGCCTATGAGACGGTCCCGGATTTCCAACATCATGACGTCCACGTCTTATCGCAGACCGGCCGGGTCGTGACGCTGATCGTCCGCTCGGAAGCCGGTGCCGCTTACGTCGACAAGACGAATCCGTTACTGAGAGATGTGTTACCTGTCCAACTCGAAGATTACTTTTTAGGAACGTTCGGAGGCGATCAACATGTATAA
- a CDS encoding alanine/glycine:cation symporter family protein, with the protein MGTSFSDWIGTVSDFVWGPPLLIFLVGTGIYLTIRLGFIQITKLPYALKLAFSKHQDDTSEGDISHFQALMTALAATVGTGNIVGVATAVVLGGPGAIVWMWLSGLFGMATKYAEAILAVKYRVVDEKGQMAGGPMYYLERGLKQKWLGVLFAAFASIAAFGIGNGVQTNSVALAMKSTFDVPLYVTGIVLMVATGVVILGGVKSIGRVVSYFVPFMIFFYVGSGLLIMVMNFDLIPGALATIFSSTFSNEAITGGAIGAAIRYGVARGVFSNEAGLGSAPIAAAAAKTDFPGRQALVSMTQVFLDTLVVCSMTGLTLVMGGQLDKKLEGVELTTASFEVFLGPAGKYIVTIGLVMFAFSTVLGWSYYGEKSIYYLFGQKSILPYRILFVLVAGLGAMTTNLNMVWAISDVFNGLMAIPNLIGLIGLSGVVIAETRLFREQLKREEAERRIS; encoded by the coding sequence ATGGGTACATCGTTCAGTGATTGGATTGGCACGGTATCCGATTTCGTATGGGGACCGCCGTTGCTTATCTTTTTGGTCGGTACGGGGATTTACTTGACGATACGACTCGGATTCATTCAAATTACGAAGCTTCCGTATGCCCTGAAACTGGCATTCTCGAAGCACCAGGATGATACGTCGGAAGGGGATATCAGTCATTTTCAGGCATTGATGACAGCACTTGCGGCGACGGTCGGTACAGGGAATATCGTCGGCGTCGCAACAGCAGTCGTCCTCGGGGGACCGGGTGCGATTGTCTGGATGTGGTTGTCCGGATTATTTGGAATGGCGACGAAGTATGCCGAGGCGATTCTCGCCGTCAAGTACCGTGTCGTCGATGAGAAAGGACAGATGGCCGGGGGGCCGATGTACTATCTCGAACGGGGGTTGAAACAAAAATGGTTGGGTGTGTTGTTTGCCGCTTTTGCTTCGATTGCCGCCTTTGGAATCGGAAACGGTGTTCAGACAAACTCTGTTGCGCTGGCGATGAAGTCAACGTTCGACGTGCCGTTGTATGTAACCGGAATCGTCTTGATGGTGGCGACGGGGGTCGTCATTCTAGGCGGGGTCAAATCAATCGGCAGAGTCGTCAGTTACTTTGTGCCGTTCATGATTTTCTTTTATGTCGGAAGCGGACTCCTCATCATGGTCATGAACTTTGATCTGATTCCGGGAGCACTCGCGACGATCTTCAGCAGTACGTTCTCGAACGAAGCGATTACGGGTGGTGCCATTGGTGCCGCAATTCGTTACGGGGTCGCCCGTGGGGTCTTTTCGAATGAAGCGGGTCTCGGTTCTGCACCGATTGCAGCAGCCGCTGCGAAGACGGATTTTCCGGGACGTCAGGCGCTCGTCTCGATGACACAGGTGTTTCTGGATACGCTTGTCGTCTGTTCGATGACCGGATTGACGCTTGTTATGGGTGGTCAACTCGATAAAAAGCTGGAAGGGGTCGAATTGACGACAGCCAGCTTTGAAGTCTTCCTTGGACCGGCCGGGAAGTACATCGTGACGATTGGTCTCGTCATGTTTGCCTTCTCAACGGTTCTCGGATGGTCGTATTACGGTGAAAAATCAATTTATTATCTGTTTGGTCAAAAGTCGATTTTACCGTACCGGATTCTGTTTGTGCTCGTCGCGGGACTGGGTGCGATGACGACGAACTTGAACATGGTCTGGGCAATTTCCGACGTCTTCAACGGACTGATGGCCATTCCGAATTTGATTGGTTTGATTGGTTTGTCCGGTGTCGTCATCGCAGAAACACGATTGTTCCGGGAACAGCTGAAACGGGAAGAAGCCGAACGACGAATTTCCTGA
- a CDS encoding sensor domain-containing protein, translating to MENHPDAIYTLDILGRVTRLNDKTSSLLGYTRRDLMNHFSFFIHPEDQGPTLQQFQKVMSGSSQTYTIRVRHANGQYLEMQIVNIPIFSNDLIVGAYGIARDLTANRVMKQQMDAIQFDQQLVETLPGIAIAAFNEDGCLLRASDSFAELFGVSPDQIKALSKQELFQRIDPAYQQEFREYLDLLKANRLLPSLDIETRVLHPQYGFQDVFCRCAFRQTDSQEHAELTCVIYNLSEHKSLDKQLHDEKEKLLTFQQVSTSAIYRYDFMEKTIIFHTRGFEKIFSGILHHYEATEGIWETDLILEEDRSKVEASHQRILANHEIELSYRIQHDGILYWVLENRTPICNTDGIVSAFQSVIQDITQLKQQEEKIFQLAMHDRVTGLPNRTLVLEKIAQWIKTYPTFSVLTVSYNTLQDINHDFGYAIGDKWLSKTATQLLHQLPGASYFGHLYGDEYIVLFPNVVSECSINKICEQLLELSKQKIVIDSYEWYPAIGIGVSRFPEDADSAEELVKAASIALGRARVNDYSVYSSTFNIETYRRHELQKSIRTAIRRNELFLEYQPKVNAWSGTIVGAEALIRWQHPDWGRIPPNDFIPLSEESEMHILIADWVLEETCRNINQWILADLPIVPISINVSPKRLIHGNFAETCQETLQRFGVSPSMLEIEILETDVLFDNSKIQQSLQMLSQMGIKIALDDFGKGYSSISYLQQYPIDTIKIDRQFATTLVQDKKTQSVVRSILFMAKEFGMGVVAEGVETMGQLHFLRGLECTTIQGYLFSKPLPKVHFERAMRERQIAATEAMTAPTSKRTVDASITIQRLNGQDIHVGRTNITVSKGTMHGVSFYSPLHLPVHEGIELVLILNQQSIPVRPLQAIELDNGLIEYECQYLDVKQSHLVFEALQSS from the coding sequence ATGGAAAACCATCCGGATGCGATTTATACACTCGACATATTAGGACGCGTTACGCGTCTAAATGATAAAACCTCTTCCCTGCTCGGTTATACCAGACGTGATTTAATGAATCATTTCAGTTTTTTCATTCATCCGGAGGATCAAGGGCCAACACTTCAACAGTTCCAGAAAGTCATGTCCGGGAGCAGCCAAACCTATACCATACGTGTCCGTCACGCGAACGGACAGTATCTTGAGATGCAAATCGTCAACATCCCGATCTTTTCAAACGATTTGATCGTCGGCGCTTACGGGATTGCGCGTGATTTAACGGCCAACCGTGTGATGAAACAGCAGATGGACGCGATTCAATTTGATCAACAATTGGTCGAGACGCTTCCCGGTATCGCCATTGCCGCTTTTAATGAAGACGGCTGTTTGTTACGTGCGTCCGATTCGTTCGCCGAACTGTTTGGTGTTTCACCGGACCAAATCAAGGCATTGTCTAAACAAGAACTGTTTCAACGAATCGATCCTGCCTATCAGCAAGAATTTCGGGAGTATCTCGATTTACTAAAAGCCAATCGTCTTCTGCCTTCGCTTGATATTGAAACCCGTGTCCTGCATCCGCAATATGGTTTTCAAGATGTCTTTTGCCGGTGTGCGTTCCGTCAGACTGACTCTCAAGAGCACGCAGAGTTGACGTGTGTCATCTACAACTTATCAGAACACAAATCGCTTGATAAACAGCTTCATGATGAAAAGGAAAAGTTACTGACGTTCCAACAAGTCTCGACCAGTGCCATCTACCGTTACGATTTTATGGAAAAGACAATCATTTTCCATACACGCGGCTTTGAGAAGATTTTTTCCGGCATCCTTCACCACTATGAAGCCACGGAAGGAATCTGGGAAACGGATTTGATTTTGGAAGAAGACCGTTCGAAAGTTGAAGCGAGTCACCAGCGTATCCTCGCCAACCATGAAATCGAACTTTCATACCGGATCCAACACGACGGAATATTGTATTGGGTATTAGAAAACCGGACGCCGATCTGCAACACAGACGGTATCGTCTCCGCCTTTCAAAGTGTCATTCAAGACATCACCCAGTTAAAACAGCAGGAAGAGAAAATCTTTCAGCTGGCCATGCATGACCGCGTGACCGGTCTGCCGAACCGGACGCTCGTCCTCGAGAAAATCGCGCAATGGATCAAGACGTATCCGACGTTCAGTGTCCTGACGGTCAGTTACAATACGCTCCAGGACATCAATCATGATTTCGGTTATGCGATCGGCGATAAATGGCTGTCGAAAACGGCGACCCAACTCTTACACCAACTTCCAGGCGCTTCTTACTTCGGTCATCTGTACGGTGACGAATACATCGTCCTGTTCCCGAACGTCGTCTCGGAATGTTCGATCAACAAAATCTGCGAACAATTGCTTGAGCTATCCAAACAAAAAATCGTCATCGATTCTTACGAATGGTATCCGGCCATCGGAATCGGTGTAAGCCGGTTCCCGGAAGATGCCGATTCGGCGGAAGAACTTGTCAAGGCGGCGAGCATCGCTCTCGGACGAGCCCGTGTCAATGACTACAGCGTCTATTCGTCGACCTTCAATATCGAGACATACCGGCGCCATGAGCTTCAAAAAAGTATTCGGACCGCTATCCGACGCAACGAACTGTTTCTCGAATACCAGCCAAAGGTCAATGCCTGGTCCGGAACAATCGTCGGAGCGGAAGCCCTGATTCGTTGGCAGCATCCGGACTGGGGACGGATTCCGCCAAACGACTTCATCCCTTTGTCTGAAGAAAGTGAGATGCATATCCTGATTGCCGACTGGGTGCTCGAAGAAACATGCCGGAACATCAATCAATGGATTCTTGCCGACTTACCGATTGTTCCGATTTCGATCAATGTCTCTCCGAAACGATTGATCCATGGAAACTTTGCCGAGACCTGCCAAGAGACACTCCAACGCTTCGGAGTTTCACCAAGCATGCTTGAAATCGAGATTCTCGAGACTGATGTCTTGTTTGATAACAGTAAAATCCAACAATCGCTTCAAATGCTGAGTCAAATGGGGATCAAGATTGCCTTAGATGATTTCGGAAAGGGGTATTCCTCGATTTCTTATCTACAACAGTATCCGATTGATACGATTAAGATTGACCGACAGTTCGCGACGACATTGGTCCAGGATAAAAAAACACAATCCGTTGTCCGGAGTATCCTCTTCATGGCAAAGGAATTCGGCATGGGTGTCGTCGCAGAAGGTGTCGAGACGATGGGGCAACTCCATTTCCTAAGAGGACTGGAATGTACGACCATCCAAGGGTACTTATTCAGTAAACCGTTACCAAAAGTACATTTTGAACGCGCGATGCGAGAACGACAGATTGCGGCGACGGAAGCGATGACTGCTCCGACCAGCAAACGGACGGTCGATGCCTCGATTACGATTCAACGACTGAACGGACAGGATATCCATGTTGGTCGAACAAACATCACGGTCTCCAAAGGAACGATGCATGGTGTTTCCTTCTATTCACCGCTGCATTTGCCTGTTCATGAAGGGATCGAACTCGTCTTGATTTTGAATCAGCAGTCGATTCCAGTCCGACCGCTCCAGGCGATTGAACTGGATAATGGTCTGATCGAATATGAATGCCAGTACTTGGATGTGAAGCAGTCCCATCTCGTCTTTGAGGCGTTGCAATCTTCCTGA
- the treP gene encoding PTS system trehalose-specific EIIBC component produces the protein MKPNYRQIAEQIIERIGGKDNVEQAAHCVTRLRLTLKDQSLVEQEALLEVPLVKGAFLNAGVYQIVIGAGDVDRVYAEFIQLTGLQATTIADVKSSGASKMNPFQKLIKIFSDVFMPIIPAIIVAGLLMGINNLFGIEFGGKTMIERYPNLQGLWDLINMMANTAFVFLPALVGWSATKRFGGSEILGIVMGLMLVHPDLLNAWNYGQSALKGDIPTFNILGLFEIEKVGYQGQILPVLAAAYVLSTIERWLKDRVPNAIQLLVVPITTITLTGFLALAVIGPVTRQIGDWITIGVVNTFEAVPLLGALLFGALYAPLVITGMHHMFIAVDLQLIGQSGTTFIWPMIAISNIAQGSATLAMLFLAKNFNDKNMASTSAISAYFGITEPAMFGVNLRFKYPFYAALVGSAIASSFIAVSGVLAPAIGVGGLPAFISIVPGSILSFIIGMVIAIIVPIVCTFLFHYVSTKRARKAALKEAA, from the coding sequence ATGAAACCCAACTACCGGCAAATTGCAGAACAGATCATCGAACGAATCGGTGGTAAAGACAACGTTGAGCAGGCAGCCCATTGTGTCACCCGCCTCCGCTTGACATTAAAGGATCAAAGTCTGGTCGAGCAGGAAGCATTGCTCGAAGTCCCGCTCGTCAAAGGAGCTTTCCTCAATGCGGGTGTCTATCAAATCGTAATCGGCGCAGGTGACGTCGACCGTGTGTACGCCGAGTTCATTCAATTGACCGGCTTACAAGCAACGACGATCGCCGACGTTAAATCGTCCGGCGCCTCCAAGATGAATCCGTTCCAAAAATTGATTAAAATCTTTTCCGATGTCTTCATGCCAATCATCCCGGCCATTATCGTCGCCGGACTGTTAATGGGAATCAACAATCTGTTCGGCATCGAGTTTGGCGGCAAGACGATGATCGAACGGTATCCGAACCTGCAAGGCTTATGGGATTTGATCAACATGATGGCTAACACGGCCTTCGTCTTCCTGCCGGCACTGGTCGGCTGGTCCGCCACGAAACGCTTTGGTGGCAGTGAAATCCTCGGAATCGTCATGGGTCTGATGCTCGTGCACCCGGATCTTCTGAATGCTTGGAATTACGGTCAAAGTGCACTAAAAGGGGATATTCCGACATTCAATATCCTCGGCTTATTTGAAATTGAAAAAGTCGGCTATCAGGGACAGATTTTACCGGTCCTCGCGGCCGCTTACGTCTTAAGTACAATCGAACGGTGGCTCAAAGATCGTGTCCCGAATGCGATTCAGTTGTTGGTCGTCCCGATTACAACGATTACCTTAACCGGTTTTCTGGCACTTGCCGTCATCGGACCGGTCACCCGTCAAATCGGGGACTGGATTACAATCGGCGTCGTCAACACGTTTGAAGCCGTTCCCTTACTCGGCGCGTTACTTTTTGGTGCCCTTTATGCCCCACTTGTCATCACAGGGATGCACCATATGTTCATCGCTGTCGACTTACAATTGATCGGACAAAGCGGGACGACATTCATCTGGCCGATGATTGCGATTTCAAACATCGCCCAAGGATCAGCGACACTTGCGATGTTGTTCCTCGCGAAAAATTTCAATGATAAAAACATGGCCTCGACTTCGGCCATCTCGGCTTACTTCGGCATCACCGAACCCGCCATGTTCGGCGTCAATCTCCGGTTCAAGTATCCGTTTTACGCGGCACTTGTCGGATCAGCGATTGCGTCTTCCTTCATCGCCGTCAGCGGTGTGCTCGCACCGGCGATTGGTGTCGGCGGTCTTCCGGCATTCATCTCGATCGTTCCGGGATCGATTCTGTCGTTCATCATCGGAATGGTTATCGCAATTATCGTTCCGATTGTCTGTACGTTCCTGTTCCATTATGTCTCAACGAAACGCGCCCGGAAAGCGGCACTCAAAGAGGCCGCATAA
- a CDS encoding DUF6612 family protein produces MTVKKTRWMTIGLLTATIGLAGCNDQTIEDGQGENGSKQLSNTELLKKASNAQEDIKSFRMEGTTASDVGDMTVDQSVTVDLIQEPLAMHQTVNMKNPQDGKDLQVESYIMDDKLYLSQNDQWFVQDASQLGEMMNQMKSTVSTDKNLQLLKKYKDSWTVKKSGNVYQVDVDLKGDQLKAFMKDSLEQSGQFNQMKEVMDQIEYKKMVYSMTYDAKTYYPKTMDMEMEFAVDGKTDFSMKNESTFSKFNEIQSIELPAEAKDAQELPSANQ; encoded by the coding sequence ATGACGGTGAAGAAGACAAGGTGGATGACGATCGGGCTCCTCACGGCAACGATTGGATTAGCAGGGTGTAATGACCAGACGATAGAAGATGGTCAAGGGGAGAACGGGTCGAAACAGCTTTCGAATACGGAGTTGCTGAAAAAAGCATCGAATGCGCAAGAAGACATTAAATCGTTCCGGATGGAAGGAACGACGGCATCGGATGTTGGCGACATGACGGTGGATCAGAGTGTAACGGTCGATCTGATTCAAGAACCGCTCGCAATGCATCAGACAGTTAATATGAAAAACCCGCAAGATGGAAAAGATCTTCAGGTGGAAAGTTATATCATGGATGATAAGTTGTACCTCTCTCAAAATGATCAGTGGTTTGTTCAGGATGCATCCCAACTCGGTGAGATGATGAATCAGATGAAATCAACCGTCTCAACAGATAAAAACCTGCAATTATTGAAAAAATATAAAGACAGCTGGACAGTTAAAAAGAGCGGTAACGTCTATCAAGTAGATGTGGATTTAAAAGGGGATCAGTTGAAAGCGTTTATGAAGGATTCCCTGGAACAGTCCGGGCAATTTAATCAAATGAAAGAGGTCATGGATCAAATTGAGTATAAAAAGATGGTCTACTCGATGACCTATGACGCAAAAACCTACTATCCAAAAACGATGGATATGGAGATGGAGTTTGCGGTTGACGGGAAAACGGACTTTTCGATGAAAAACGAATCGACGTTCTCGAAATTTAATGAAATTCAGTCGATTGAATTGCCGGCGGAAGCAAAAGATGCCCAGGAATTACCGAGTGCAAATCAATAA
- a CDS encoding GntR family transcriptional regulator: MFTVDPKSSLPIYEQLVAQIIRAIARGLLRSGEQMPSVRELASTLLVNPNTVSRAYQELESRNFIVTMRGKGSFISDLPIEQVKQAAIQPHVQTLCAVADELSISNADLYQLLIHTREDSSC; this comes from the coding sequence ATGTTTACGGTTGATCCTAAAAGTTCGTTGCCGATCTACGAGCAACTGGTCGCCCAAATCATCCGTGCGATTGCCCGCGGACTGCTCCGGTCCGGCGAACAGATGCCGTCGGTCCGCGAACTGGCGAGCACGTTACTCGTCAATCCGAATACCGTTTCCCGTGCCTACCAGGAACTCGAGAGCCGTAATTTCATCGTCACGATGCGCGGCAAAGGTTCCTTTATTTCGGACTTACCGATCGAACAGGTCAAACAGGCTGCGATTCAACCGCATGTGCAGACACTTTGCGCCGTAGCCGATGAATTATCGATATCCAACGCAGATCTTTATCAACTACTTATCCATACAAGGGAGGATTCATCATGTTGA